The Synechocystis sp. PCC 7509 genome includes a window with the following:
- a CDS encoding heavy metal translocating P-type ATPase → MQLASPASNLTPQEPSASKTIILDITGMKCGGCVKTVEKQLAKHPGAIATCVNLVTEVAVVECQPSVEPQELAARLTEAGFPTKPREAIAGETPTIEDFGERQQRESRAALKQLLLALLLLIFSSLGHLPESILTLPILKNIWLHWGLATITLLIPGRPIIVEGWRGWRRNAPNMNTLVALGTVTAYITSVVALLFPPLGWECFFDEPVMLLGFILLGRTLEQQAKGQAAVAFRQLLALQPQLARLIAPQAVGIENNFQSTSSVEIPADQVRVGEWIQVLPGEKIPVDGNVVAGQTTIDESMLTGEAFPVIKQLGDTVTAGTLNKSSSFALQATRTGADTTLAQIVALVEAAQTRKAPVQKLADTVAGYFTYGVLAASILTFLFWYFVGTHIWTEVLLPGQMSSHDMTLHAQHLAKAQLLQPSPLLLSLKLAIAVMVVACPCAMGLATPTAILVGTGVGAQKGLLIKGGDVLEKVHKLDTVVFDKTGTLTSGHPIVTDVVVMDGNNLVVSEGELLKLAAVVESGTCHPLATAIVQAAKEQNLSICAAKDYYTEPGLGVSAVVKGKQILLGNYQWLSQNNVNISQQMRSQSVALAAKGKTVVFVASNSQVLGLIAVSDTLRAEAKSTIKQLRSMGLKVMLLSGDTLEAAEIVGAQLELEKADIMALVRPAGKAQAIQQLQAQNHYVAMVGDGINDAPALSQADVGIALKAGTEVAMEAAQIVLMRDSLSDVVAAITLSRATFLKIRQNLFWAFAYNTLGIPVAAGLLLPSFGFVLNPAAAGALMAFSSVSVVTNSLMLRRFK, encoded by the coding sequence ATGCAACTCGCTTCCCCTGCGTCTAACTTAACGCCCCAAGAGCCATCAGCTAGTAAGACGATTATTCTAGACATTACAGGGATGAAGTGTGGCGGTTGTGTCAAAACTGTAGAAAAACAATTAGCAAAGCATCCCGGTGCGATCGCAACTTGTGTAAACCTAGTTACAGAGGTTGCTGTCGTAGAGTGTCAACCCTCGGTCGAGCCGCAGGAATTAGCAGCACGTTTGACAGAAGCGGGGTTTCCCACTAAGCCACGCGAAGCAATTGCGGGAGAAACACCAACAATAGAAGATTTTGGCGAACGACAGCAACGGGAATCTCGCGCCGCTTTAAAGCAATTACTTTTAGCCTTACTGCTATTAATTTTTTCCAGCTTAGGACATCTGCCCGAAAGTATATTAACGCTACCGATATTAAAAAATATTTGGTTGCATTGGGGACTTGCAACTATAACTTTACTTATCCCCGGAAGACCGATTATTGTCGAAGGTTGGCGTGGCTGGCGACGAAATGCGCCAAACATGAATACTTTGGTAGCATTGGGAACTGTAACGGCATATATCACCAGTGTAGTAGCTTTACTATTTCCGCCTTTGGGCTGGGAATGCTTTTTTGATGAGCCAGTTATGCTACTAGGCTTTATTTTGCTAGGTAGAACTTTAGAACAACAAGCCAAAGGTCAAGCCGCCGTTGCTTTTAGGCAATTATTGGCACTGCAACCACAATTAGCACGATTAATTGCACCGCAAGCAGTAGGGATAGAAAATAATTTTCAATCTACTTCTAGTGTCGAAATTCCTGCAGATCAAGTGCGAGTAGGAGAATGGATACAAGTCCTACCAGGAGAAAAAATTCCTGTAGATGGCAACGTAGTAGCGGGGCAGACAACCATAGATGAATCAATGCTAACGGGAGAGGCGTTTCCAGTAATTAAGCAGTTAGGAGATACCGTCACCGCCGGAACATTGAACAAGTCAAGCTCTTTTGCCCTCCAAGCAACTCGTACCGGAGCAGACACCACCTTAGCGCAAATAGTCGCACTGGTAGAAGCTGCCCAAACTCGCAAAGCGCCAGTGCAAAAATTAGCTGATACTGTAGCCGGGTATTTTACTTATGGCGTATTAGCAGCATCCATATTAACTTTTTTATTTTGGTACTTTGTTGGTACGCATATTTGGACAGAGGTATTGCTACCTGGGCAAATGAGCAGTCACGATATGACACTCCACGCTCAACACCTCGCAAAGGCGCAATTGCTCCAGCCTTCACCACTGCTGTTGAGTTTAAAACTAGCTATAGCGGTGATGGTAGTAGCTTGTCCTTGTGCTATGGGACTTGCAACACCGACAGCGATTTTGGTTGGTACGGGAGTGGGAGCGCAAAAGGGACTATTGATTAAAGGCGGAGATGTTTTAGAAAAAGTCCACAAGTTAGATACAGTGGTTTTTGATAAAACTGGTACTCTAACTAGCGGTCATCCTATTGTTACCGATGTTGTAGTGATGGACGGTAATAATTTAGTAGTGTCGGAGGGCGAACTATTGAAACTAGCGGCGGTGGTAGAAAGCGGTACTTGTCACCCGTTAGCCACCGCAATTGTCCAAGCAGCCAAAGAGCAAAATTTATCTATTTGCGCCGCCAAAGATTACTACACCGAGCCAGGTTTAGGAGTATCGGCAGTAGTTAAGGGCAAGCAGATTTTACTAGGTAATTATCAATGGTTAAGTCAAAATAACGTTAATATTAGCCAGCAAATGCGATCGCAAAGTGTAGCTTTAGCAGCTAAGGGCAAAACTGTCGTATTTGTAGCGTCTAATAGTCAGGTATTAGGATTAATTGCTGTCAGCGATACCCTAAGAGCAGAGGCGAAAAGCACAATAAAACAATTACGCTCAATGGGTTTGAAAGTCATGCTGTTGAGCGGAGACACCCTAGAAGCTGCCGAGATAGTAGGCGCACAATTAGAACTAGAAAAAGCTGATATTATGGCGCTAGTTCGTCCCGCCGGAAAAGCCCAAGCAATCCAACAACTTCAAGCGCAAAATCATTATGTAGCCATGGTAGGAGACGGCATTAATGATGCACCAGCTTTATCTCAAGCAGATGTTGGTATTGCCCTTAAAGCAGGTACAGAAGTAGCCATGGAAGCCGCTCAAATTGTTTTAATGCGAGACTCTTTATCTGATGTTGTCGCTGCTATTACCCTTAGTCGGGCGACTTTTTTGAAAATTCGCCAAAATCTATTTTGGGCTTTTGCCTACAATACTTTAGGTATTCCGGTTGCGGCGGGGTTATTATTACCTAGCTTTGGTTTTGTGCTTAATCCTGCCGCCGCCGGGGCATTGATGGCTTTTAGCTCTGTTAGCGTAGTTACAAATTCCTTAATGTTGCGTCGGTTTAAATAG